A genomic segment from Pelobates fuscus isolate aPelFus1 chromosome 7, aPelFus1.pri, whole genome shotgun sequence encodes:
- the ZNF326 gene encoding DBIRD complex subunit ZNF326 isoform X2 — MDREYGHGGFGQRPMDSYGMEKSNDRFGPYESYDSRSSMGGRDLYRSGYGYNDPDQSHFGDSYDGRYENPYRNSVDSFEGRNQGGSSWDSSFTRSKVRTGFMDERGRDNYSSYGSFSSPYMKPASVGSRGRGMPAYPDSAFGGRSNDAFGGPSTGRGRGRGQMADYGFMRRAGIVVDYKNQPSMGMSRGMKRKMQTFKQPGAFGKKAKLSKPGQTKPTKNVPPPAPVNEEEEEKRRTEARREKQRRRREKNSEKYGDGMAFTCSFCKFRSFEEKGIEEHLESPCHQEMLDHIQKQTKFDKPVMEFLHECIVNKYKKTAARKTQSTQQIEAAKVAEKDIMEGVTPEDHMMKVETVHCSACSVYVPALHSSVQLHLKSTDHAKNKVAYKDQIKRESILTATSILNNPLVKARYELYLKGENPFETPQDTTEVQQEEETAAEPGPSEAEVEDFTSDPQVALEEEN; from the exons ATGGATCGTGAGTATGGACATGGTGGTTTTGGTCAAAGACCTATGGACTCATATGGAATGGAAAAATCAAATGACAG GTTTGGACCTTATGAGTCTTATGACTCCAGGTCTTCTATGGGTGGGCGAGATCTGTACAGATCTGGCTATGGTTATAATGATCCCGACCAAAGCCACTTCGGAGATAGTTATGATGGTCGATATGAAAACCCCTACCGGAATAGCGTTGACTCTTTTGAAGGTAGAAACCAGGGCGGGTCTAGCTGGGACTCATCTTTCACACGCTCAAAAGTGAGGACTGGGTTTATGGATGAAAGAGGAAGAGACAATTACTCTTCCTACGGCAGTTTTTCTTCACCCTATATGAAGCCTGCGTCAGTAGGCTCACGGGGGAGAGGAATGCCTGCGTATCCCGACAGTGCGTTTGGCGGCAGAAGCAATGATGCTTTTGGAGGACCCTCGACAGGCAGAGGCCGTGGCAGAGGA CAAATGGCAGACTATGGTTTTATGCGCAGAGCTGGGATAGTTGTAGATTATAAGAACCAGCCCAGCATGGGAATGTCAAGAGGAATGAAGAGGAAAATGCAAACTTTTAAGCAGCCTGGTGCTTTTGGCAAAAAAGCTAAACTCTCAAAACCAGGACAGACAAAACCAACTAAAAATGTTCCACCCCCAG CACCTGTGAATGAAGAGGAAGAAGAGAAGCGCAGAACAGAAGCAAGACGAGAGAAGCAAAGGCGTAGAAGAGAGAAAAACAGCGAAAAATATGGAGATGG GATGGCATTTACATGCTCCTTCTGCAAGTTTCGCTCATTTGAAGAAAAGGGTattgaagaacacttggaaagTCCATGTCACCAAGAGATGTTGGATCACATCCAGAAACAAACCAAATTTGATAAGCCCGTAATGGAATTTTTACAT GAATGTATTGTTAACAAGTACAAGAAAACAGCAGCTCGGAAAACACAATCAACCCAACAAATTGAGGCTGCAAAGGTTGCAGAGAAAGACATTATGGAAG GTGTCACACCTGAGGATCATATGATGAAAGTTGAAACTGTGCACTGTAGTGCCTGCAGTGTCTATGTTCCTGCACTTCACAGCTCTGTGCAGCTGCATCTTAAATCAACTGATCATGCAAAGAACAAAGTG GCTTATAAGGATCAAATTAAGAGGGAAAGTATTCTGACTGCTACAAGCATCTTGAATAATCCACTTGTGAAGGCCAGATATGAACTTTATTTGAAG GGTGAAAATCCATTTGAAACCCCACAAGATACAACTGAAGTTCAGCAAGAAGAGGAGACTGCAGCTGAGCCTGGTCCATCTGAGGCTGAGGTAGAAGACTTTACTAGTGACCCACAGGTTGCTCTAGAAGAAGAAAATTAA
- the ZNF326 gene encoding DBIRD complex subunit ZNF326 isoform X3: protein MADYGFMRRAGIVVDYKNQPSMGMSRGMKRKMQTFKQPGAFGKKAKLSKPGQTKPTKNVPPPAPVNEEEEEKRRTEARREKQRRRREKNSEKYGDGYRMAFTCSFCKFRSFEEKGIEEHLESPCHQEMLDHIQKQTKFDKPVMEFLHECIVNKYKKTAARKTQSTQQIEAAKVAEKDIMEGVTPEDHMMKVETVHCSACSVYVPALHSSVQLHLKSTDHAKNKVAYKDQIKRESILTATSILNNPLVKARYELYLKGENPFETPQDTTEVQQEEETAAEPGPSEAEVEDFTSDPQVALEEEN from the exons ATGGCAGACTATGGTTTTATGCGCAGAGCTGGGATAGTTGTAGATTATAAGAACCAGCCCAGCATGGGAATGTCAAGAGGAATGAAGAGGAAAATGCAAACTTTTAAGCAGCCTGGTGCTTTTGGCAAAAAAGCTAAACTCTCAAAACCAGGACAGACAAAACCAACTAAAAATGTTCCACCCCCAG CACCTGTGAATGAAGAGGAAGAAGAGAAGCGCAGAACAGAAGCAAGACGAGAGAAGCAAAGGCGTAGAAGAGAGAAAAACAGCGAAAAATATGGAGATGGGTACAG GATGGCATTTACATGCTCCTTCTGCAAGTTTCGCTCATTTGAAGAAAAGGGTattgaagaacacttggaaagTCCATGTCACCAAGAGATGTTGGATCACATCCAGAAACAAACCAAATTTGATAAGCCCGTAATGGAATTTTTACAT GAATGTATTGTTAACAAGTACAAGAAAACAGCAGCTCGGAAAACACAATCAACCCAACAAATTGAGGCTGCAAAGGTTGCAGAGAAAGACATTATGGAAG GTGTCACACCTGAGGATCATATGATGAAAGTTGAAACTGTGCACTGTAGTGCCTGCAGTGTCTATGTTCCTGCACTTCACAGCTCTGTGCAGCTGCATCTTAAATCAACTGATCATGCAAAGAACAAAGTG GCTTATAAGGATCAAATTAAGAGGGAAAGTATTCTGACTGCTACAAGCATCTTGAATAATCCACTTGTGAAGGCCAGATATGAACTTTATTTGAAG GGTGAAAATCCATTTGAAACCCCACAAGATACAACTGAAGTTCAGCAAGAAGAGGAGACTGCAGCTGAGCCTGGTCCATCTGAGGCTGAGGTAGAAGACTTTACTAGTGACCCACAGGTTGCTCTAGAAGAAGAAAATTAA
- the ZNF326 gene encoding DBIRD complex subunit ZNF326 isoform X1 has translation MDREYGHGGFGQRPMDSYGMEKSNDRFGPYESYDSRSSMGGRDLYRSGYGYNDPDQSHFGDSYDGRYENPYRNSVDSFEGRNQGGSSWDSSFTRSKVRTGFMDERGRDNYSSYGSFSSPYMKPASVGSRGRGMPAYPDSAFGGRSNDAFGGPSTGRGRGRGQMADYGFMRRAGIVVDYKNQPSMGMSRGMKRKMQTFKQPGAFGKKAKLSKPGQTKPTKNVPPPAPVNEEEEEKRRTEARREKQRRRREKNSEKYGDGYRMAFTCSFCKFRSFEEKGIEEHLESPCHQEMLDHIQKQTKFDKPVMEFLHECIVNKYKKTAARKTQSTQQIEAAKVAEKDIMEGVTPEDHMMKVETVHCSACSVYVPALHSSVQLHLKSTDHAKNKVAYKDQIKRESILTATSILNNPLVKARYELYLKGENPFETPQDTTEVQQEEETAAEPGPSEAEVEDFTSDPQVALEEEN, from the exons ATGGATCGTGAGTATGGACATGGTGGTTTTGGTCAAAGACCTATGGACTCATATGGAATGGAAAAATCAAATGACAG GTTTGGACCTTATGAGTCTTATGACTCCAGGTCTTCTATGGGTGGGCGAGATCTGTACAGATCTGGCTATGGTTATAATGATCCCGACCAAAGCCACTTCGGAGATAGTTATGATGGTCGATATGAAAACCCCTACCGGAATAGCGTTGACTCTTTTGAAGGTAGAAACCAGGGCGGGTCTAGCTGGGACTCATCTTTCACACGCTCAAAAGTGAGGACTGGGTTTATGGATGAAAGAGGAAGAGACAATTACTCTTCCTACGGCAGTTTTTCTTCACCCTATATGAAGCCTGCGTCAGTAGGCTCACGGGGGAGAGGAATGCCTGCGTATCCCGACAGTGCGTTTGGCGGCAGAAGCAATGATGCTTTTGGAGGACCCTCGACAGGCAGAGGCCGTGGCAGAGGA CAAATGGCAGACTATGGTTTTATGCGCAGAGCTGGGATAGTTGTAGATTATAAGAACCAGCCCAGCATGGGAATGTCAAGAGGAATGAAGAGGAAAATGCAAACTTTTAAGCAGCCTGGTGCTTTTGGCAAAAAAGCTAAACTCTCAAAACCAGGACAGACAAAACCAACTAAAAATGTTCCACCCCCAG CACCTGTGAATGAAGAGGAAGAAGAGAAGCGCAGAACAGAAGCAAGACGAGAGAAGCAAAGGCGTAGAAGAGAGAAAAACAGCGAAAAATATGGAGATGGGTACAG GATGGCATTTACATGCTCCTTCTGCAAGTTTCGCTCATTTGAAGAAAAGGGTattgaagaacacttggaaagTCCATGTCACCAAGAGATGTTGGATCACATCCAGAAACAAACCAAATTTGATAAGCCCGTAATGGAATTTTTACAT GAATGTATTGTTAACAAGTACAAGAAAACAGCAGCTCGGAAAACACAATCAACCCAACAAATTGAGGCTGCAAAGGTTGCAGAGAAAGACATTATGGAAG GTGTCACACCTGAGGATCATATGATGAAAGTTGAAACTGTGCACTGTAGTGCCTGCAGTGTCTATGTTCCTGCACTTCACAGCTCTGTGCAGCTGCATCTTAAATCAACTGATCATGCAAAGAACAAAGTG GCTTATAAGGATCAAATTAAGAGGGAAAGTATTCTGACTGCTACAAGCATCTTGAATAATCCACTTGTGAAGGCCAGATATGAACTTTATTTGAAG GGTGAAAATCCATTTGAAACCCCACAAGATACAACTGAAGTTCAGCAAGAAGAGGAGACTGCAGCTGAGCCTGGTCCATCTGAGGCTGAGGTAGAAGACTTTACTAGTGACCCACAGGTTGCTCTAGAAGAAGAAAATTAA